In Streptococcus porcinus, the genomic window TGAGAAAACCATCTGATCACTCTCGATAACAGGAGCAGCAGTAAATCCTAAACTTTTAACATACTCAATTTTTTCAGGGTGTTCATCAATGTTAATTTCTTGGAAATTTGCTCCGTTTTGTTCTAAGAATTTTTTTGTCATTTTACATTGCATACAGTTATTTTTTGAATAAAGTGTAATCATAAATAATTTCTCCTTTGGTTTTTTCAATACTCTAATAGCATATAAAAATTGTATTTAAAAAGCAAGATTTTTCTCTTAAAAAAACACAATATTTTGGGGTTGTTGTTTACCTACGTCACTATATATTGTGTGAGCATTGACCTAGACTAGTGCTTAAGAAGATGGAAGGAACACTTTTTCCTCAGATAGTGGAAAAAGTACTTGGCACAATCTGTTTCTACTGAGCTATGACTATAGCAATCATTTAAAAATGATTAGCTGAGGAAACAAAGTGTAGAAAATGTATTTAGGGAAAACGAGATATACAGAAAATTTCATGAAAGTTTACCATTGAAGTGTAGAAAGTTTGAGGTTAGAGATGAAGATGAGAAGGAAAATTTCTAATAGAGATAAGCATTTAAGGCAGATTGGAGGTATATGAAAATTTTAGGAAAACTTTTAGAGCTTTTTTCTTGTTAGAAGATTTAATCTTGAAAATAAAAAGACAATATGCTATAATCTGTTATTGTAAGGGTTACCATGTGGCGACTCGAAAATACACAACTATTAAAAGGAGAACCATACTATGGCTTCAAAAGATTTTCACATTGTTGCGGAAACAGGAATTCACGCACGTCCAGCAACATTACTAGTTCAAACAGCTAGCAAATTTGCATCAGACATCACTTTAGACTATAAAGGTAAAGCTGTTAACTTAAAATCAATCATGGGCGTAATGAGCCTTGGTGTTGGTCAAGGAGCTGATGTTACAATCACTGCTGAAGGTGCTGACGCTGATGATGCTATCGCAGCTATCGAAGACACAATGACAAAAGAAGGATTGGCATAAGATTATGACAGAAATGCTTAATGGAATCGCAGCTTCAGATGGTGTTGCCGTTGCCAAAGCATATCTACTCGTTCAACCGGATTTGTCGTTTGAGACTATTACAGTCCAAGATACAAACGCAGAAGAAGCTCGCCTTGATGTAGCATTACAAGCTTCACAAGACGAGCTTTCTGTTATTCGTGAGAAAGCAGTAGAGAGCTTAGGAGAAGAAGCAGCATCAGTTTTCGATGCCCATTTAATGGTTTTAGCTGATCCTGAAATGATTAGCCAGATTAAAGAGACCATTCGTGCAAAACAAACCAATGCAGAAACTGGACTAAAAGAAGTAACGGATATGTTTATCACAATCTTTGAAGGGATGGAAGATAATCCATACATGCAAGAACGTGCTGCTGATATTCGTGACGTTGCCAAACGCGTATTGGCACATCTTTTAGGTGTTAAATTACCAAATCCTGCTACAATTGATGAAGAGTCAATCGTTATTGCACATGATTTGACTCCTTCTGATACAGCACAATTAAACAAGCAGTTTGTTAAAGCTTTTGTTACTAATATTGGTGGACGTACTAGTCACTCTGCTATTATGGCACGTACCCTTGAAATTGCTGCTGTTTTAGGAACAAACGATATTACACAACGTGTTAAAGACGGTGATATTGTTGCTGTTAACGGGATTACTGGTGAAGTTATCATCAATCCTAGCCAAGACCAGATTGTTGCCTTCAAAGAAGCAGGCGCTGCGTATGCTAAACAAAAAGCTGAGTGGGCATTGTTAAAAGATGCTGAAACTGTTACTGCTGATGGTCAGCATTTTGAACTTGCAGCAAACATTGGTACTCCAAAAGATGTTGAAGGTGTCAATGATAATGGTGCTGAAGCAGTTGGTCTTTACCGTACAGAGTTCCTATATATGGATTC contains:
- a CDS encoding phosphocarrier protein HPr encodes the protein MASKDFHIVAETGIHARPATLLVQTASKFASDITLDYKGKAVNLKSIMGVMSLGVGQGADVTITAEGADADDAIAAIEDTMTKEGLA
- the nrdH gene encoding glutaredoxin-like protein NrdH; this encodes MITLYSKNNCMQCKMTKKFLEQNGANFQEINIDEHPEKIEYVKSLGFTAAPVIESDQMVFSGFQPAKLKEII
- the ptsP gene encoding phosphoenolpyruvate--protein phosphotransferase; the encoded protein is MTEMLNGIAASDGVAVAKAYLLVQPDLSFETITVQDTNAEEARLDVALQASQDELSVIREKAVESLGEEAASVFDAHLMVLADPEMISQIKETIRAKQTNAETGLKEVTDMFITIFEGMEDNPYMQERAADIRDVAKRVLAHLLGVKLPNPATIDEESIVIAHDLTPSDTAQLNKQFVKAFVTNIGGRTSHSAIMARTLEIAAVLGTNDITQRVKDGDIVAVNGITGEVIINPSQDQIVAFKEAGAAYAKQKAEWALLKDAETVTADGQHFELAANIGTPKDVEGVNDNGAEAVGLYRTEFLYMDSQDFPTEDEQYEAYKAVLEGMNGKPVVVRTMDIGGDKELPYFDLPKEMNPFLGYRALRISISETGDAMFRTQIRALLRASVHGQLRIMFPMVALLKEFRAAKAVFEEEKAKLTAEGIAVSEDIQVGIMIEIPAAAMLADQFAKEVDFFSIGTNDLIQYTMAADRMNEQVSYLYQPYNPSILRLINNVIKAAHAEGKWAGMCGEMAGDQQAVPLLVGMGLDEFSMSATSVLRTRSLMKTLDTAKMREYAQRALTECSTAEEVLELAKVYLPEN